The Lysobacter sp. genome includes a window with the following:
- the icd gene encoding isocitrate dehydrogenase (NADP(+)): MVDFTPTAPAGGARITKSPTGLNVPDRPIIPFIEGDGTGPDIWRASVRVLDAAVAKAYGGQRKLEWMEVLAGEKAFNATGNWLPDATVEACREYLVSIKGPLTTPVGGGIRSLNVALRQMLDLYVCLRPVRWFEGVPSPVKKPGDVDMVIFRENTEDIYAGIEFEPGSADAQKILDFLEKEFPKGFDKIRFGTKAKGDAWNKALEGIGAPARDLPVQVGVGIKPVSYLGTERLVHSAIGYAIQNKRKSVTLVHKGNIMKFTEGAFRDFGYQVARDFYGAVELDGGPWHVIPEGKPGAGLIIKDAIADAFLQQILLRPREYDVSATLNLNGDYLSDALAAQVGGIGIAPGANINYVTGHAVFEATHGTAPKYADLDKVNPGSVILSGEMMLRYLGWTEAADAIIKAMDGAIASKNVTYDFARLMEGATEVKCSGFADEIIKHL; this comes from the coding sequence ATGGTCGACTTCACCCCCACGGCCCCCGCAGGCGGCGCCAGGATCACCAAATCACCGACCGGGCTGAACGTCCCGGACCGCCCGATCATCCCCTTCATCGAAGGCGACGGCACCGGCCCCGATATCTGGCGTGCCAGCGTGCGCGTGCTGGACGCGGCCGTGGCCAAGGCCTACGGCGGCCAGCGCAAGCTGGAATGGATGGAAGTGCTGGCCGGCGAGAAGGCCTTCAACGCCACCGGCAACTGGCTGCCCGACGCCACCGTCGAGGCCTGCCGCGAATACCTGGTCAGCATCAAGGGCCCGCTGACCACGCCGGTCGGCGGCGGCATCCGCTCGCTCAACGTGGCGCTGCGGCAGATGCTCGATCTGTACGTCTGCCTGCGCCCGGTGCGCTGGTTCGAGGGCGTGCCTTCGCCGGTGAAGAAGCCGGGCGATGTGGACATGGTGATCTTCCGCGAGAACACCGAGGACATCTACGCCGGTATCGAATTCGAACCCGGTTCGGCCGACGCGCAGAAGATCCTGGATTTCCTGGAGAAGGAATTCCCGAAGGGCTTCGACAAGATCCGCTTCGGCACCAAGGCCAAGGGCGACGCGTGGAACAAGGCGCTGGAAGGCATCGGCGCCCCGGCGCGCGATCTGCCGGTGCAGGTGGGCGTGGGCATCAAGCCGGTGTCGTATCTCGGCACCGAGCGCCTGGTGCACAGCGCGATCGGCTACGCGATCCAGAACAAGCGCAAGTCGGTGACCCTGGTCCACAAGGGCAACATCATGAAGTTCACCGAGGGCGCGTTCCGCGACTTCGGCTATCAGGTCGCGCGCGATTTCTACGGCGCGGTCGAACTCGACGGCGGCCCGTGGCACGTGATTCCCGAAGGCAAGCCCGGCGCGGGCCTGATCATCAAGGACGCCATCGCCGACGCCTTCCTGCAGCAGATCCTGCTGCGTCCGCGCGAATACGACGTGTCGGCCACGCTCAATCTCAACGGCGACTATCTGTCCGACGCGCTCGCCGCGCAGGTCGGCGGCATCGGCATCGCACCCGGCGCGAACATCAACTACGTCACCGGCCATGCGGTATTCGAAGCCACCCATGGCACCGCGCCGAAGTACGCCGATCTGGACAAGGTCAACCCGGGTTCGGTGATCCTGTCGGGCGAGATGATGCTGCGCTACCTCGGCTGGACCGAGGCTGCGGACGCGATCATCAAGGCGATGGACGGTGCGATCGCCAGCAAGAACGTGACCTACGACTTCGCGCGCCTGATGGAAGGCGCCACCGAAGTGAAGTGCAGCGGGTTCGCGGACGAGATCATCAAGCATCTCTGA
- a CDS encoding NAD-dependent epimerase/dehydratase family protein: protein MNLDRRDLLKLGALAFAAVTTRAHAMTEDNVAAPRAAKALDLLILGGTGLTGPHQVRYALARGHRVTIFNRGRKQPEWLGQVEQLLGDRDTSDYASIEAEVAKGRRWDAVIDNPSSVPAWIRDAANVLKGHVGGYTMISSISAYAENETPGQDETAALATFEGDALKETNASLRADMTKYAGLKAAAEAETRKHFGDRTTIVRPGLIVGPGDDTDRFTYWLLRLARGGEVLCPGDGRDPVTFIDARDLGEWMIRLAENNTRGVFNAFGPDYDLDMAALLYGIRASTTQGAKLTFVPADFLEAQNVSAWGDMPVWVPNSGDSAGFHTRSNAKAVSAGLTFRSIADTTAATLAWFAAQPEERRKAGARAGITAVREAEVLKAWKVKAKG, encoded by the coding sequence ATGAATCTCGACCGTCGCGATCTCTTGAAGCTTGGCGCGTTGGCATTCGCCGCCGTCACCACCCGGGCACACGCCATGACCGAAGACAACGTCGCCGCACCGCGCGCCGCAAAGGCGCTGGACCTCCTGATCCTCGGCGGCACCGGACTGACCGGCCCGCATCAGGTGCGTTACGCATTGGCGCGCGGGCATCGGGTGACCATCTTCAATCGTGGCCGCAAGCAGCCGGAATGGCTGGGGCAGGTCGAACAACTGCTGGGCGATCGCGATACCAGCGACTACGCATCGATCGAAGCCGAAGTCGCCAAGGGCCGGCGCTGGGACGCGGTCATCGACAACCCCAGCAGCGTCCCCGCGTGGATCCGCGACGCGGCGAACGTGCTCAAGGGCCATGTCGGCGGCTACACGATGATCTCCAGCATTTCGGCCTACGCCGAAAACGAAACGCCCGGCCAGGACGAAACCGCCGCGCTGGCCACGTTCGAAGGCGATGCGCTGAAGGAAACCAACGCCAGCCTGCGCGCCGACATGACCAAGTACGCCGGGCTGAAAGCGGCGGCCGAAGCGGAAACGCGCAAACACTTCGGCGACCGCACGACCATCGTGCGCCCGGGCCTGATCGTCGGTCCCGGCGACGACACCGACCGCTTCACCTACTGGCTGCTGCGTCTGGCGCGCGGCGGCGAAGTGCTGTGCCCCGGCGACGGCCGCGACCCGGTGACCTTCATCGATGCCCGCGACCTGGGCGAATGGATGATCCGTCTCGCCGAGAACAACACGCGCGGCGTGTTCAATGCCTTCGGCCCGGATTACGACCTCGACATGGCCGCGCTGCTGTACGGCATTCGCGCATCGACCACGCAGGGTGCGAAGCTCACCTTCGTGCCGGCGGATTTTCTCGAAGCGCAGAACGTTTCGGCATGGGGCGATATGCCGGTGTGGGTACCCAACAGCGGCGACAGCGCCGGCTTCCATACGCGCAGCAATGCGAAAGCGGTTTCTGCCGGGCTGACGTTCCGCAGCATTGCCGATACGACTGCTGCGACGTTGGCGTGGTTTGCCGCACAGCCGGAGGAGCGGCGCAAGGCGGGGGCCCGGGCGGGGATTACGGCGGTGCGGGAAGCGGAGGTGTTGAAGGCTTGGAAGGTGAAGGCGAAAGGGTGA
- a CDS encoding UPF0149 family protein, with translation MSASTLLDDAQLDRLSDLLDTRAVPFKGFNLEALDGFLSALAVSPETVPPEEWQPVVWGGKPPRWDADEATEVDTLLSAHWRMIEQRVRHGADVPDHLAPLLWLPEDPSEHSDDALDIGRDWAYGFFRGVELRETAWDAWLDEHDWIDEIFTFLDRLASGEILGEDPEAEPAPLGYEERLGIIIELPAMLADLHNHRIDALTPRTQLKREAKPDRNDPCPCGSGKKFKKCCGA, from the coding sequence ATGTCCGCCTCCACTCTGCTCGACGACGCCCAGCTCGACCGCCTGTCCGACCTGCTCGACACCCGCGCGGTGCCGTTCAAGGGCTTCAACCTGGAGGCGCTGGACGGCTTCCTGTCCGCGCTGGCGGTGTCGCCGGAGACGGTGCCGCCCGAAGAATGGCAGCCGGTGGTATGGGGCGGCAAACCGCCGCGCTGGGATGCGGACGAAGCGACCGAGGTCGACACGCTGCTGTCGGCGCACTGGCGGATGATCGAACAACGCGTGCGCCACGGCGCGGATGTGCCCGACCATCTCGCGCCGCTGCTGTGGCTGCCCGAGGATCCGTCCGAACACAGCGACGACGCCCTGGACATCGGCCGCGACTGGGCCTACGGCTTCTTCCGTGGCGTGGAACTGCGCGAAACCGCATGGGACGCATGGCTGGACGAACACGACTGGATCGACGAGATCTTCACTTTCCTCGACCGGCTCGCCAGCGGCGAAATCCTCGGCGAAGACCCGGAAGCCGAACCGGCCCCGCTCGGCTACGAAGAACGCCTGGGCATCATCATCGAACTGCCGGCGATGCTCGCCGACCTGCACAACCATCGCATCGACGCACTCACCCCGCGCACGCAGTTGAAGCGCGAGGCGAAACCCGACCGCAACGATCCATGCCCGTGCGGCAGCGGGAAGAAATTCAAGAAGTGTTGCGGGGCGTGA